The DNA window TGACTTCTGGCCTAATGTATGGCATGGGAGACAGGAAGGAAGATAAACCTATGTGCAACTTCAAGTTTAACAAAAAATTTTTAGTTTCTATATATAGTGGAATTTTTGTGTTGGTGGAATAAAAAGTTAACAGGGCACTCATGAGATATGTACCCTGGGCTCACCTCATTGTCTGTGCAGCCTGTTTGTTTGGGGAAAATATTAGACAGATCTAAGTCTGTGATAGAAGTTGAAGTCTCAATTTGCTTTATATCTGCCTGactagtaaaaaaataacagatactGGGTAACATGTGGAATTAGTAAAAGGAATCATATTTTCTAGAATATTCTATAGATTGGAATGTTAGAAATCATGTGCGAGAAGCTTCTGGAATTGATTTTTATATATGGGGCACACAATGGGATTACTACAATATTTGGGTTAGTTTGTATTTAGAAACATAACTTATATACAGTGACTGCAATATAAAAGGTACAGTGAAGGTCTTACAGATACTCAACTTACTCATAGCTTGCCTCAAAAGTAAAGATACAGTCCCCACTATAGATGAAAACATGGCTGTATTaggtaataaaatgatataatatacaCTTAGGTGGCCTGATAAATAGGCAAAATGACAAAACTCATTAAGAGAATAGCAGCTTCCATATACAAGCTCTAAGAAAGGTGTCCTGTTTGGAGACAGAGCTCATAAATAAGCTTATGGCAGCATCTAAATAATTAGTCATAATTGATTAAAAATATCCAGGCCAACCTGGGACAGATTTAATAATTCTATGTTATTTAGCTTCACTTTGTGTGAGCCTGACACTTTGgccccgatttatgaaagctctccaaggctggagagaatacacgttcagaagcgaagctgggtgatccagaaaacacagaatggatttttaaaaatcatttactatttgccagcaaatgttttcaatcctggaccagatccattccaggtttgctggatcacccagcttcactgatgaaagtgtattctctccagccttggagaactttcataaatcagggtcccaGACTTGATATACCTTTTTTCCAGCAATTCTTTCACAAAACAGAAGTAGGATAAAATCTACATCTAGtgtcaaaaacataaaagtattacAAGGGATCTACCCCTCCTTTAGGGTCTGTGTTGACAATCCTTTGACCTGCATCTGACCAGCTTTAAATGGCATTTGAATTCCTATATGTATGGGTATGAAAACCCACATAAAGTGAATAATAGCCAATTGACACAAGCCTTTACTCTTCTAAAGAAACATCGCTGTCTGTATTGCTATTGGAGAGTTTGTCAAACACTGTAGTTGACTCTAACTGCTCCTGGGGTCATATAAAGTGGTGTCCAGGGGTGGCTAATCACATGGTTTAGGTCATGTCTGAAAGAGGCCTTACGTCAGCTAATAGCTGTGTCCCCGTCACCTGCCAGGCATAATGCTTTTTCTCCCAACCCCTGAGAATGCATTAAAGTGTCAAAAAGTAAGCCTTATAGCTATAGAGTTAAAAGATGAACCCCAAGGCATTATTGGCCCCAAGGCTATTACTGACATGGAAAAGGTAACATTTGcttgtgaataataaaatatagtaattgcGAAATCTGTCagctttaaaagaagaaaaagctaaaaaaaaatgtttccatttctaCCTTTCATTGTGGTAGAATGTACCATCTCACTATGTCCatcttatatattgtataattattcaGGCACAATGCAGCTTGGTAGTTGTTACGGCTGTGCTGCAATACTAGATTTCACTGTCAGGTAGCACTGCTGGGGAAATCTGCATTTGCACATAGAGACAGCTGTAGCGTCATTAGCAGATGATTGAATATGACTTTTCAACtgtcttttaaatacattagttttttttttaatcaacaagcattctatttacataaatgttaaaatatatttaaaatgatttctattaaaaatggcaatgccctaaaaaaatgtcagcttCCAGAGCACAGATTGGGCTTTAGGGTATACACCAAGAGCCTCCTAAATTACTGAAAAGTTGCATGCACTCCCTCAATAAACAACATCAATATGTGCAGAGTTGGATACGGAAAGGCACCATGAAGAGGTCACACTAAGGTAGAAGCAGCTGCCTGTGTGGGTGCTGTGTGGGTTGTGGGCAGAAGCCTGGAAGTGTAAGGGAGCTACATGCAGTGATATAATGCCCACTGATCAGTGTAACATCACTTAGTGGAAAGCACACTACTCTAGCTGTCCAAAGAGCCACTGCCTTTGTTCCTCCTGCTGAGTGGGAAGGCAGATTTGTTCTGGGGCTGAGTCATTTTGCTAGCTAAGAACACAAAGGGTTCTATGAGGGTGCGCCGCTCGCTCACGGAGACTTCCCACAATTTCACCTTCTCGCTCTTGGCCCACTGCTGAGCTGCATCATGGTCCACCCTTCTCTGGTCCTGTAGATCACACTTGTTCCCCAAAACCACAATGGTGACCTtaagaaaaatggaaaagaatataattcataattttacaggtaatataaaaataatatgttgtaCAAGAAAAGAGTCAAAGTGACATGCagtatttataattatgatttttgCAAATTGGAAGTAGaccaatagcaaaaaaaaaacaattcttataTTGCTGTGCCATGATAGAGCAAAACATCAGTATAAACAGTTATGCATTATTAAGTGTATTATTAAGTGTATCCTGTATAAaggtttcattgtttttaatggactTGTTAGAAACTTAATAGTCCATTCGATATCAAAAGAGGGGTGGAGTAAATCAAAGAAGGACAAACAAAGCCTCTGAACTGCCATGTGTACTACTCAATTAAAGTTAATGAGATATCTGTTgacatagctgtttttttttctgtgcgcaacaataaattatataaaacttttaatgCAGGGTTGTAGGCACTTTGGATAGTATCCTTGTGCTTGACATCAGTCCTAAAATATGGTTACCTGTCCTTTGCCATACACAGACTAGACCTGAGCAGGGAGCTAAAGAGGTGCATACACTTTCATCCACCCCTAGACTAAGGGTTGGTGCAGGCCCACAACCTATTTGGGTGTTCAGAAaaccaataggaaaaaaagaagaattcaaGATTGTCCTTCTCTCTTGCTGATGTCACAATTCTCTCAGGAACGTTCCCTGGTTGCAGTCAGTATATTACCAAAGCAGGGCAGTTTACACTCAGACGTTTCCTGGGATTTTTGTTCAGCCTGCTGTGTTTTGGTGTGACAGATGCAGGAGATAATTAGGCATAGGTACAGCAATAATAACACTACAAATGTACCCTTATCCTTTAATGTTGCATGGATAAAATAATTTATCCTTCTTTAAGCTTTATGTGGCTACTCAGGGCTGAGGACTTCCCTTCCCATGTGATAGCGTGGGGTGACCGAGCTTTCATTCACCAAACACCAGCACTgtcatattgtaaaaaatattgggaAGCCGATGCCTGTCATATGATCCAATTAGAGCTGGTGTGAAAATGGACTTCCCTTCTTTGGCAAAGCTCCAAGTTACTAATACACTATTACAAACAAAGATGACCATTGTGGGGTCAACAGAGTACTTGGCAAAGTGAGAGTCATTAAGTGACACAAGAATGCTTTCTAACCTCCTAAAGCTAAAccctattttttaatatacataaatactttattaaCTGCTTAAAAGTAACCTTCCATGAGATAAAATATGGATGCTGCCATGGCTGACTTTCTGGACCTGTTAGTTGCTGTCATCCTGAATATTTGGCTTTGATactctgagtcactgacctgaaagaAGCATACAGGTACCTTCTCCTGACTTTATCTGCAGACTTGTTCCAGATCAGTAAATCAACAAGGAtccaataataaatgtgtatgcagcattaacaatattaatacagactgcaattaataaaaacatttcctttcagAAAATATCATCACTGATCAGAGATAAGATACCTCCTTCTTATCCTTGCTTCTGTCAATCTCTTTCTTCAGAACCTCTACTCTTTTAAAGGACTCCTTATTGTCCACACTGTACACCAGGACATAGCCATCGGTCCCACAGAAGCAATGTTTTGGAAGCTCAGTCCCATCCCTTAATCCTCGTGTGTCATAAAAGCGAACCTGCTCCCGCACACCACGGTCTGTCTCAATGGAACCAATGTATATATCTTCTTGGGTTTCCATCATGTCTGATCCTGGAACACATTTCAATGGCAGTTTTTATACATCTAGTAATCAGGAAAGACACAggtacaacaaataaaaacattcacagaaTAATATTTGTACTGGGAGAATATAAAAAGCTGGGCAACATATTGGTTTCTTAGCAATCAAGGGAACCCCATTGCAATAGCAGCCAGGAACACTTACATTCAGGAGAAGTTGCAGTATTCCTTAACACCCATAAACCAATGAGCTGTAGAGAGCTTACAGTTCAAAACTGAGCCAAAATGCAGAAATGGCTTGAAATTGATGCTGGTCTTAAAGTACTTAAACCAACAATATATATTCCATAACAGAATCAGTATAGAATGCAAAACAAGCtggaaaagaacaaaagaaaagagaaacaatagtgagaaccccccccccccccattggagAATAGTCTGTTGAACTGGAAGAACAAGGTGTGGAGACATTGACTGGTACATAAGTGGAGTGATACAAATATTGGAGAGTGTACAAAGAAGGAAAGGGGAGGGACACATGTGTTGATAAGGGATCTGGTATTCTCAAGAACAAAGCAAATCTTGTTGCTAGGTGTTCTATCTAAGGATCCAATGTTTGGTCAAAAATGGTAAGGGGAGCCTTAAGCATACCAATGAGTTTTTCATGACCCATTATGCAATTAGGTTTAGCATTCAAAACATTATAGAGAATAGACTTTGAGTTTCAGGTTTTTGCCACTGCTTTACGGGCAACCAACAGGACATATGTGATCAGTCTAGAAAGGGTCTTAAGGCTAGGGACAatcgtgcaatatttgttgttagaaaacaacgactaacgacagatcaacgattattcacgattattttgaatgatcgtatagtgcacaattctgtacatgctgtaacaatacgacagttcaaatataatcaaccAGTAATGCACACACACGATACCATTGTTTGAATGATgcgggaagtgacatgtaccggagaacaatccacgatcttacacacaatagatagcgaacgattgtcgTCCAaaggatccaccaggacagtcttTCGTTCCCAGCTACATTCCTCATTCATTAGCGTTGTTggcctgtcattgtgcactttttttgttaacgattatca is part of the Pyxicephalus adspersus chromosome 3, UCB_Pads_2.0, whole genome shotgun sequence genome and encodes:
- the NKIRAS2 gene encoding NF-kappa-B inhibitor-interacting Ras-like protein 2, producing MGKSCKVVLCGQQSVGKTSILEQLLYGNHVVGSDMMETQEDIYIGSIETDRGVREQVRFYDTRGLRDGTELPKHCFCGTDGYVLVYSVDNKESFKRVEVLKKEIDRSKDKKEVTIVVLGNKCDLQDQRRVDHDAAQQWAKSEKVKLWEVSVSERRTLIEPFVFLASKMTQPQNKSAFPLSRRNKGSGSLDS